From Vespula vulgaris chromosome 11, iyVesVulg1.1, whole genome shotgun sequence, the proteins below share one genomic window:
- the LOC127067749 gene encoding protein retinal degeneration B isoform X4 encodes MLIKEYRIPLPLTVEEYQIAQLYMIAKKSREESKGTGSGVEIIVNEPYTNGPGGNGQYTHKIYHVGSHLPGWFKSLLPKSALIAKEEAWNAYPYTKTRYTSPFVEKFSIEIETYYFPDNGYQENVFKLNGADLRNRVIDLIDIVKDQIDYVKEEDPKLYISEKTGRGPLTDTWLEDYWTEIKGKQQPTSSGKSLMCAYKLCRVEFRYWGMQTKLEKFIHDMALRKVMARAHRQAWAWQDEWFGLTMEDIREIERQTQLALQQKMGLAESGEEVTGDDDQDTNTGNTGMTPQESNVARTLAATLSSIEKNEDLQSPLSVRKPSDIPIINTAVSSEGEISPEDSPTEPPNVSPIDEKNEKKSWKKNAASHSPSSAKSMDIQIANWRMESIVRESETSSEEEFFDCQEHFEDNSSLAKWSSLDLLAEEDDGASPVVPTNNVEEADTIFSPSFLQPIASERSKRLQIHTSTSIDVSCPTSPQHSPTHQSCKTTVLLIVMHAGSVLDANVDLTAKKSDVTTFKGAFESVMRQHYPSMVGHVSIKFVSCPSICTEGLGVLSSLSPYSFDMSPSCMDAPQVTNDTIPIGAIPLLASASSDYEEAVSRVVTNANQIYQGFIKSEEGKGFSGQICFIADSVGSILAYDALCRSTHYHSRYNSENNILDTSNQGIENNGISEDGKHLNAPSPRRRSSGTNDSSQQCKLEFDVGEFFMFGSPLALVMAYRKISSHGDKNSNIPKPMVNQVYNLFHPSDPVAARIEPLISARFSLLPPVNVARYQKYPLGNGQPYHLLETIQSNPQLFADGLNIPNIYMTTPSQHAHLRRLSDISIHSTMSVTQKWWGTKRIDYALYCPEGLANFPTNALPHLFHASYWESSDVIAFILRQLGRFDLPMLGNEEKELSCFRPGQPREKWIKKRTSVKLKNVAANHRANDVIVGEGVPQVLVARFMYSPIDVIALTGEKVDIHIMKDPPVSEWTFLNTEVTDKNGRITYRIPDDKALGYGLYPVKMIVRGDHTSVDFFLAVIPPKTECVVFSIDGSFTASMSVTGKDPKVRAGAVDVVRHWQELGYLIIYITARPDMQQKKVVSWLSQHNFPHGLVSFADGLSTDPLGHKAAYLNNLVQEHGVIIHQAYGSSKDISVYTSINLKPNQIFVIGGASKKHHALATILHDGYAAHLSMLQAHGGSRPAKGNARMVIPRGQFGLPGQNASLRRRSSFRTAKRAISQPTVGKIFPLERSTSLGPPSSPPNVPQSAPPIKNTTTEKL; translated from the exons ATGTTGATCAAGGAATATCGAATTCCTCTGCCACTTACGGTAGAGGAATATCAAATTGCTCAACTTTACATGATAgcg AAAAAATCACGTGAAGAAAGCAAAGGTACCGGAAGTGGCGTGGAAATAATAGTTAACGAACCATATACCAATGGGCCCGGTGGAAATGGTCAATATACGCATAAAATTTATCACGTTGGTAGCCACTTGCCAGGATGGTTCAAAAGTTTATTACCTAAATCGGCATTAATAGCAAAGGAGGAGGCATGGAACGCATATCCGTATACAAAAACACGATACACGAGTCCATTCGTCGAAAAGTTTTCCATAGAAATAGAAACTTATTATTTTCCTGATAATGGCTATCAAGAAAATGTCTTCAAATTGAACGGTGCAGATCTAAGAAACAGAGTCATAG atttgATCGACATCGTAAAAGATCAAATCGATTATGTCAAAGAAGAAGAtcctaaattatatatttctgaaaaaaCGGGTAGAGGTCCACTGACGGATACTTGGTTGGAAGATTATTGGACTGAAatcaaa GGGAAACAACAACCAACGTCATCAGGGAAATCGTTAATGTGCGCTTATAAATTATGCCGGGTAGAATTCCGCTATTGGGGTATGCAAACAAAGTTAGAAAAGTTCATCCACGATATGG CATTGAGAAAAGTGATGGCACGAGCACACAGACAAGCCTGGGCCTGGCAAGATGAATGGTTTGGTTtgacaatggaagatatcagAGAAATCGAACGGCAAACTCAGTTAGCACTTCAACAAAAGATGGGTCTTGCTGAGTCCGGTGAAGAAGTAACTGGTGACGATGATCAGGACACGAATACAGGAAATACTGGAATGACTCCTCAAGAATCGAACGTCGCTAGGACACTCGCAGCTACTTTGAGTAGTATCGAGAAAAACGAGGACCTTCAGAGTCCACTTAGTGTCAGGAAACCTTCAGATATACCGATTATCAATACAGCTGTTAGTTCAGAAGGTGAAATTAGTCCTGAGGATTCTCCAACAGAACCACCTAATGTTAg cccgatcgatgaaaagaatgaaaagaaatcgtgGAAAAAGAATGCAGCAAGTCATTCACCTAGTTCAGCAAAAAGCATGGATATTCAAATCGCGAATTGGAGAATGGAAAGTATCGTTAGAGAATCCGAGACGAGTAGCGAAGAGGAATTCTTTGATTGTCAGG AGCACTTTGAAGATAACTCTTCATTAGCTAAATGGAGTTCTTTGGATCTTCTAGCAGAAGAGGACGATGGTGCTTCTCCTGTGGTACCAACAAACAACGTGGAag AAGCAGATACGATATTCTCACCTTCGTTTCTACAGCCAATAGCAAGCGAACGTAGTAAAAGATTGCAAATTCACACGTCGACGAGCATTGACGTTTCTTGTCCAACATCACCTCAACATTCTCCAACTCATCAATCTTGTAAAACTACAGTACTTTTGATCGTGATGCATGCCGGAAGCGTTCTAG atgCCAATGTCGATTTGACTGCGAAGAAATCGGATGTGACAACCTTCAAAGGTGCCTTCGAGTCTGTTATGAGACAACATTATCCCAGTATGGTTGGACATGTTTCTATAAAATTCGTTTCATGTCCTTCGATATGTACCGAAGGTCTAGGTGTTCTTTCGAg TTTAAGTCCATACAGTTTCGACATGTCTCCATCGTGCATGGATGCACCTCAAGTAACGAATGATACCATACCAATCGGTGCAATACCATTACTGGCAAGTGCAAGCTCGGATTACGAAGAAGCAGTCTCACGAGTGGTGACCAATGCGAATCAGATTTATCAAGGATTTATAAAGAGCGAAGAGGGTAAAGGTTTTAGTGGGCAAATTTGTTTCATCGCTGATTCCGTAGGTTCGATTTTGGCCTACGATGCTTTGTGTAGATCTACGCATTATCATTCGAGATATAAcagtgaaaataatatattggaTACGAGTAATCAAGGGATTGAAAATAATGGAATTTCTGAGGATGGCAAACATTTAAATGCACCTTCGCCTAGAAGAAGATCTTCTGGGACAAA TGACAGTAGCCAGCAATGTAAATTAGAATTCGACGTAGGAGAGTTCTTCATGTTTGGCAGTCCATTAGCACTCGTTATGgcatatagaaaaatatcatctCACGGAGACAAGAATAGTAATATCCCAAAGCCAATGGTGAATCAAGTTTACAATCTCTTTCATCCAAGCGATCCAGTAGCCGCAAGAATCGAACCATTGATTTCCGcgagattttctttattaccaCCTGTTAATGTTGCTCGATATCAAAAGTATCCTCTTGGAAATGGACAGCCTTATCATTTAC TGGAAACGATTCAAAGCAATCCACAATTATTTGCGGATGGATTAAACATTCCTAACATATACATGACAACGCCGTCTCAACATGCTCATTTGAGAAGATTGTCGGATATATCGATTCATAGTACTATGTCTG TGACGCAAAAATGGTGGGGAACTAAACGAATAGATTATGCTCTATATTGTCCAGAGGGTCTGGCAAATTTTCCTACAAATGCATTACCCCATCTCTTCCATGCTAGTTATTGGGAATCATCAGATGTAATAGCGTTTATATTAAGACAGTTGGGTCGGTTCGATTTACCCATGCTcggtaacgaagaaaaagaactctCATGTTTCCGTCCAGGTCAACCAAGAGAAAAATGGATTAAAAAACGCACCTCGGTCAAACTGAAG AACGTTGCTGCTAATCATAGAGCCAATGACGTCATCGTGGGAGAAGGTGTACCTCAAGTATTAGTGGCCAGATTTATGTACAGTCCTATAGACGTGATAGCTTTAACAG GAGAAAAAGTAGATATTCATATTATGAAAGACCCACCTGTTAGCGAATGGACGTTTTTAAATACAGAAGTTACAGATAAAAACGGTAGAATAACTTATAGAATACCTGATGACAAAGCTCTCGGTTACGGACTTTATCCTGTAAAAATGATAGTTAG AGGAGATCACACTTCTGTCGACTTCTTTTTGGCTGTGATACCTCCGAAAACAGAGTGTGTGGTCTTCAGTATCGATGGATCGTTCACAGCGAGTATGTCAGTCACCGGAAAGGATCCGAAAGTTAGAGCTGGTGCTGTTGATGTTGTCAG ACACTGGCAAGAATtaggatatttaattatatacatcaCCGCACGACCAGATATGCAACAGAAGAAAGTTGTGTCCTGGCTATCTCAGCATAACTTCCCTCACGGTTTGGTGTCTTTCGCGGATGGTCTCTCCACGGATCCGCTTGGTCATAAAGCagcatatttaaataatttagtgCAG GAACACGGTGTAATAATACATCAAGCATATGGTAGTAGCAAAGACATAAGTGTTTACACATCAATAAATCTCAAGCCAAATCAAATATTCGTTATCGGTGGAGCATCGAAAAAACATCACGCTCTGGCGACGATACTTCACGATGGTTATGCTGCACATTTGAGCATGCTACAGGCACATGGTGGTTCGAGACCAGCCAAAGGCAATGCAAGGATGGTAATACCACGTGGTCAATTTGGTTTGCCCGGTCAGAATGCATCTTTACGGCGAAGAAG CTCTTTTAGAACGGCGAAACGAGCGATTTCCCAACCAACTGTGGGAAAAATCTTTCCTTTGGAACGAAGTACGAGTTTAGGACCACCAAGTTCGCCTCCAAACGTGCCGCAATCCGCACCACCAATCAAAAATACCACCACGGAAAAGCTCTGA